In Alteromonas mediterranea DE, a single genomic region encodes these proteins:
- a CDS encoding ATP-binding protein has product MRIKSKLLIIYIPILLIGMALTGYWAYLTAYDSVREREYQLLTQTLSLNVLEIIDERRDLLIESGLENVPVFRDAYQKEVFEELKSLHQTTDRHFAITDKSTETVIFSTMTRPLVLDVENANKATIANRSVAFGESNVNDADVLFACAEFAPWNWKVTILQPADSLQSSLSTIASLTSLVTLFAVVIVSLLMGKVTQVFVVSPIEKIKSAASRIALDHKKVNIDLQQNDELGRLARDVEAMSGEIEQYVAQAQQANRAKTDFLAVMSHEIRTPLNGIQGLATLLLDTPLTEKQHQYASDLKSSASILATVINDVLDLSKIESGMSEIDVTEFALDNMLRDLITLLGTNASANNTRLVYTSKNMDSVAVTSDITKLRQIIINLVSNAIKFTHKGTVSISAKLKKPSTEEVCENRLVVAVKDTGIGIEPDRLEHIFDKFTQSDSSITREYGGTGLGLAIARQLAQLLGGDIKVVSKVGEGSCFTVTANVQSRLKVESSTHLDEGRDVQGASVPAGLKVLLAEDNAINAVVAQALLEQLQCDVEHVDNGLKATARVEEGGIDVVFMDVHMPVMDGIEATKRIRKLDGTLGQIPVIGLTAEAFKERHIAFKEAGMDDIVTKPVTIEALQESLLKLAIGQEVTDNS; this is encoded by the coding sequence ATGCGTATTAAATCGAAACTATTGATTATTTACATTCCAATTTTGTTAATTGGAATGGCACTTACAGGGTATTGGGCCTACTTAACGGCGTACGACTCGGTAAGAGAAAGAGAGTATCAGCTGCTTACTCAAACGCTCTCGTTAAACGTACTTGAAATCATTGATGAGCGGCGTGATTTGCTTATTGAATCTGGCTTAGAGAACGTGCCGGTATTTAGGGATGCCTATCAAAAAGAGGTATTTGAAGAATTAAAGTCACTTCATCAAACCACTGATAGACACTTCGCAATAACCGATAAAAGCACTGAAACGGTAATTTTTAGCACCATGACGCGCCCGTTGGTGCTTGATGTTGAAAACGCCAATAAGGCTACCATTGCAAATCGCAGCGTGGCGTTCGGAGAGTCTAACGTCAACGATGCTGACGTGCTGTTTGCCTGCGCTGAATTCGCGCCCTGGAATTGGAAAGTTACGATTTTACAGCCGGCCGATTCGCTTCAATCTTCTTTGTCTACCATCGCGTCGCTCACCTCTTTAGTTACGTTGTTTGCGGTGGTTATTGTCAGCCTTTTAATGGGCAAAGTGACGCAAGTCTTTGTGGTATCTCCCATCGAGAAAATTAAATCTGCTGCAAGTCGAATTGCTTTAGATCATAAGAAGGTCAATATTGACCTACAGCAAAATGACGAGTTAGGTCGCCTTGCTAGAGACGTAGAAGCGATGTCTGGTGAGATTGAGCAGTATGTTGCACAAGCGCAGCAAGCTAACCGCGCGAAGACCGATTTTCTTGCGGTAATGAGTCATGAAATACGTACGCCACTTAATGGAATACAAGGGCTTGCAACACTGCTTCTTGATACCCCTTTAACAGAAAAGCAGCATCAATATGCAAGTGACCTCAAGTCATCAGCCTCAATACTTGCTACGGTAATTAACGATGTGCTGGACTTGTCTAAAATTGAATCGGGTATGTCAGAGATAGATGTTACTGAGTTTGCTCTTGATAATATGCTCCGCGATTTGATTACACTATTAGGTACCAATGCAAGCGCTAATAATACAAGGCTTGTTTATACCAGCAAAAATATGGACTCGGTGGCGGTAACCAGTGACATCACGAAGCTTCGCCAAATCATTATTAACTTAGTGAGTAACGCGATTAAGTTTACTCACAAAGGTACGGTAAGTATCTCTGCCAAACTAAAAAAACCGTCCACAGAAGAGGTGTGCGAAAACCGTTTGGTGGTTGCCGTCAAAGACACGGGTATTGGTATTGAACCAGACCGCTTAGAGCATATTTTCGATAAATTTACGCAATCAGACTCTTCAATAACCCGCGAATATGGCGGGACCGGGCTTGGGCTTGCCATTGCAAGACAGCTAGCACAGCTGTTAGGTGGTGATATTAAGGTCGTTAGTAAAGTTGGCGAAGGGTCGTGCTTTACGGTTACCGCAAATGTACAGTCTCGATTGAAGGTTGAATCTTCTACGCATTTAGATGAAGGGCGTGATGTACAAGGTGCTAGCGTACCAGCGGGGCTAAAAGTTTTGTTAGCAGAAGACAACGCAATTAACGCTGTTGTAGCTCAAGCCCTTTTAGAGCAGCTTCAGTGTGACGTTGAGCATGTTGATAATGGGTTGAAAGCCACCGCGCGCGTTGAAGAGGGCGGCATAGATGTGGTCTTTATGGATGTGCATATGCCGGTTATGGACGGTATAGAGGCCACTAAGCGCATTCGAAAGCTTGACGGTACACTTGGCCAGATCCCGGTGATTGGGCTTACCGCAGAAGCCTTCAAAGAGCGTCATATCGCATTTAAAGAAGCGGGTATGGACGATATTGTAACGAAACCTGTGACTATTGAAGCGTTACAAGAAAGTCTATTGAAACTGGCGATTGGGCAAGAAGTTACTGATAATAGTTAA
- a CDS encoding NADP-dependent oxidoreductase, which produces MSTYKAITLVQRPHDRKIGPHLFETKELEVPTPKDGQILIKQTHMSLDPAMLGWMSEDRESYIPPVELGDVMRSSGVGEVVESKNPDFSVGDKVMGMTGWSEYVLSDGSGFNKLQDGVTEEMALCVFALPGLTATTGLYNFGEPKEGETLIVTGAAGSVGSMVGQLAKADGLRVIGVVGSEEKADWIVNELGFDGAVNYKTDDLEEKLTELTPDKIDVFFENTGGPIQHHIVNRMNTHGRIVVCGMIADYQADNPSPGPNWIPLIKKRINIRGFAMPDHWGEIPKILEKLTPYVQQGKIKYRAHTIEGLDNAEKGLNMLFEGKNTGKMIVKL; this is translated from the coding sequence ATGTCAACTTACAAAGCGATTACGCTGGTTCAACGCCCCCACGATAGGAAAATTGGCCCTCACCTCTTTGAAACCAAAGAGTTAGAAGTCCCTACACCAAAAGACGGCCAGATCCTTATTAAGCAGACCCATATGTCGTTAGACCCAGCAATGCTTGGCTGGATGAGTGAAGACAGAGAAAGCTATATTCCTCCGGTAGAACTTGGCGATGTAATGCGCTCAAGTGGGGTTGGTGAAGTCGTTGAATCTAAGAACCCTGACTTCTCGGTTGGCGATAAAGTAATGGGCATGACCGGCTGGAGCGAATATGTGCTTAGTGACGGCTCTGGATTTAATAAGCTTCAGGACGGGGTAACAGAGGAAATGGCGCTCTGTGTCTTCGCTCTGCCGGGTTTAACCGCCACCACTGGACTTTATAACTTTGGTGAACCAAAGGAAGGCGAAACACTCATCGTAACCGGCGCTGCGGGCTCTGTAGGTTCAATGGTAGGCCAGCTTGCGAAGGCTGACGGGTTACGTGTTATTGGCGTTGTAGGTAGCGAGGAAAAAGCAGACTGGATTGTCAACGAGCTTGGATTTGACGGTGCAGTCAATTACAAGACCGATGATTTAGAAGAAAAGCTCACTGAGCTTACGCCAGACAAAATTGATGTGTTTTTCGAAAATACCGGCGGCCCCATTCAACATCACATCGTCAATAGAATGAATACGCATGGACGGATTGTAGTGTGCGGAATGATTGCCGACTACCAGGCGGACAACCCGTCACCAGGCCCGAACTGGATACCATTAATTAAAAAACGTATTAATATTCGCGGCTTCGCTATGCCTGATCACTGGGGTGAAATTCCAAAGATCCTAGAAAAACTGACGCCTTATGTGCAGCAAGGCAAAATTAAATACCGTGCACATACTATCGAAGGCCTCGATAATGCAGAGAAAGGGTTAAATATGCTTTTCGAAGGTAAGAACACCGGAAAAATGATTGTTAAGCTATAA
- a CDS encoding CBS domain-containing protein: MVSDSTTVLDLLEKYPVAAIASADLLTVYEGWSIKKLSEFFAKHKITGAPVIASDETLVGVVTQTDVVKFEGSSPDEKEIEKIIQHYIGPQGTVLQSEIDRIKSRASDYCTVNSIMTPEVFSIDEKRPISEAYNIIESHDIHRLFVTRESVLIGVVTAMDILNWVMQCPAAD, encoded by the coding sequence ATGGTAAGTGATAGTACAACAGTGCTGGATTTGCTAGAAAAATACCCTGTAGCAGCAATTGCCAGTGCAGATTTACTGACAGTTTATGAAGGCTGGTCTATCAAAAAACTCTCAGAGTTTTTTGCGAAGCATAAAATAACTGGTGCTCCAGTTATTGCATCTGATGAAACCCTTGTCGGTGTTGTTACACAAACTGATGTTGTGAAATTTGAAGGCAGCAGCCCAGATGAAAAAGAGATTGAGAAAATCATTCAACACTACATTGGGCCACAGGGTACCGTGCTGCAATCAGAAATTGATCGGATAAAGTCACGCGCATCTGATTATTGCACGGTCAACTCTATAATGACCCCAGAAGTGTTTTCAATTGACGAGAAAAGGCCTATTTCAGAGGCGTATAACATCATCGAGTCGCATGACATCCATCGGTTATTTGTTACGCGTGAATCAGTGCTGATTGGTGTGGTTACTGCCATGGATATCCTTAACTGGGTTATGCAATGCCCCGCGGCAGATTAA
- a CDS encoding LysR substrate-binding domain-containing protein, whose protein sequence is MTLPXKINIIAPEGFGGGLLSEPLKKLCEEFPKITISLTITDEPKDIIASSADLVLCFAPVSDTNFSSLELATWKRILCVSARHPLANEALSSPAQLNSHAYITHRHIEDYVMQHDSEGEYELDTQRIDVNSMQTLIKLTQDGVGYAVLPEPEVRHLLKSGEMKQLFTEWELPGYTVYAVTPKRELVPAKISAAITCLQDLFAQI, encoded by the coding sequence ATGACCCTACCGGNTAAGATAAATATCATTGCCCCTGAAGGGTTTGGCGGCGGTTTACTCAGTGAGCCGCTTAAAAAGCTATGTGAAGAGTTTCCCAAAATTACTATCTCACTTACGATAACGGACGAACCGAAAGATATTATTGCTTCGAGTGCAGACTTAGTTCTCTGCTTTGCGCCTGTTTCAGATACTAACTTCAGCAGTTTAGAACTTGCTACCTGGAAGCGCATTTTATGCGTATCAGCACGACACCCTCTAGCGAATGAAGCCCTGAGTTCCCCGGCACAGTTAAATAGTCATGCCTATATCACACATCGCCATATTGAAGATTATGTTATGCAACATGATAGCGAAGGTGAATATGAATTGGATACCCAGCGTATAGACGTAAACTCGATGCAGACGCTGATTAAGCTAACGCAAGACGGGGTAGGTTACGCGGTATTACCAGAACCGGAAGTAAGACACTTACTCAAATCAGGTGAGATGAAGCAGCTTTTCACAGAATGGGAATTGCCTGGCTATACCGTTTATGCGGTTACCCCTAAGCGAGAGTTGGTACCCGCCAAAATCAGCGCAGCAATCACTTGCTTGCAAGATTTATTCGCCCAAATATAG
- the narJ gene encoding nitrate reductase molybdenum cofactor assembly chaperone: METLKVLSRLLDYPTEALYEHGIDVAEIIANDAALDETNKASLLAFVDQRFSDSLLDWQADYDGLFERGRSLSLLIYEHIHGESRDRGQAMVNLLEQYRAAGLDIGVRELPDYIPLFLEFVSTQGSENGKGWLQDIAPILALLQVRLEKRDCNYSAVFSALVALSEAAIDVQALREQVKDEKRDDTKKALDKVWEEEAVTFGGDAVNGGCPSQVNRPTETQRRDQDVPISFIDTSSAQAAEQAIRS, encoded by the coding sequence ATGGAAACTTTAAAAGTCCTTTCAAGACTTCTTGATTACCCGACAGAAGCGCTTTATGAGCACGGAATCGATGTTGCAGAAATCATTGCAAACGATGCCGCGCTTGATGAAACCAACAAAGCGAGTCTGCTCGCATTTGTCGATCAGCGCTTCTCAGACAGCTTGCTTGATTGGCAGGCTGACTATGATGGTTTGTTTGAACGGGGTCGTTCACTCTCGCTGCTCATTTATGAACATATTCATGGTGAATCGCGCGACAGGGGCCAAGCAATGGTCAACTTGCTTGAACAGTACCGAGCAGCAGGCCTGGACATAGGTGTCAGAGAGTTACCTGATTATATCCCATTGTTTCTTGAGTTCGTTAGCACACAAGGCAGCGAGAATGGCAAAGGTTGGTTGCAGGACATTGCACCGATCCTTGCTCTTCTCCAAGTGCGTCTAGAAAAACGAGACTGCAACTACAGTGCTGTCTTTTCAGCACTAGTTGCACTTTCTGAGGCGGCTATTGATGTGCAGGCATTACGTGAGCAAGTCAAAGATGAAAAACGTGATGATACCAAAAAGGCGTTGGACAAAGTCTGGGAAGAAGAAGCTGTTACTTTTGGTGGCGATGCAGTAAACGGCGGTTGCCCCTCTCAGGTCAATCGACCTACTGAGACACAACGTCGCGACCAGGATGTCCCCATCAGTTTTATAGATACTTCGTCAGCCCAAGCGGCTGAGCAAGCAATAAGGAGCTAG
- a CDS encoding peptidylprolyl isomerase, giving the protein MSLTNTPDITVNGKTISAAMIDAEVQYHPAESRRQAMVKAAETLIIGELVTQKAMEKGIPLNPKSDAIEQNSQLIDSLLASEVCVPEATTEECERYYSANKGTFKTAPLIEASHILIASDPKDLEHRAESHALAVNLIHKLQGGESTLGELAKQFSSCPSKDVDGSLGQLSYGQTVREFERQVFAASEGLMPQPVETRYGYHVVLVARKVDGKPLSFDMVREKIKQYLNDKVHRKALSQYLHRLVSEADIQGFKFEFDDSMLMQ; this is encoded by the coding sequence ATGTCACTTACAAACACACCAGATATTACGGTAAACGGGAAAACCATTAGCGCGGCGATGATCGACGCTGAGGTTCAGTATCATCCTGCCGAATCACGCCGACAAGCGATGGTAAAAGCGGCAGAAACACTGATCATCGGTGAGCTGGTTACGCAAAAAGCGATGGAAAAAGGGATCCCACTCAACCCTAAATCAGATGCAATTGAACAAAACAGTCAATTGATTGATAGCCTGTTAGCCTCTGAAGTCTGCGTACCGGAGGCAACCACCGAGGAATGCGAGCGCTATTACAGCGCAAACAAGGGTACGTTCAAAACAGCTCCGCTAATTGAAGCAAGTCACATACTGATTGCATCAGACCCGAAGGATCTTGAACACAGGGCAGAGTCTCATGCATTGGCGGTTAACTTAATTCATAAGTTACAAGGCGGAGAATCTACTCTTGGAGAGTTGGCGAAACAGTTTTCTTCATGCCCTTCCAAAGATGTTGACGGCAGCTTAGGTCAGCTTTCCTATGGTCAGACAGTAAGGGAGTTTGAACGCCAGGTTTTTGCCGCCAGTGAGGGGCTGATGCCTCAGCCGGTAGAGACTCGCTATGGTTACCATGTAGTTCTTGTTGCCAGAAAAGTAGACGGCAAACCGCTTTCCTTCGATATGGTGAGAGAGAAGATAAAACAATATCTTAATGATAAGGTTCACCGTAAAGCACTGTCGCAGTATTTGCATCGACTCGTTAGCGAAGCAGATATACAAGGTTTCAAGTTTGAATTCGATGATTCTATGTTAATGCAGTAG
- a CDS encoding ABC transporter substrate-binding protein codes for MTKVSVSLLFTFFSLVLSARAAWASETIDLVIIETLPVPIVTESRVEFEKELARIMPDHELNITIYNAEGSEIRAKAILKELADKPAPDLIVSAATLATRALNASDDFLDVPKLFMVVSAPVEEGIVPAIGAISKRNMTGESHVLDAKVKLDMLEGVLKASKPDTPLTIGLVHSTYPSSSNLVNQLLTIDGQYKNINLVPISTPYLEGDAGLLEMTDRITDILQEKAIELDGYWLSSGPLAVASNLVKKVKKETGLLPLFAESIAAVKEGALIGVVSEPSSIGKSAARKAKLILEKKSAMEIPVVKMDTYSVAVNVSTAIQLQLPIPSSYLKLSKEHVYQ; via the coding sequence ATGACAAAGGTCAGCGTTTCCTTGTTGTTTACGTTCTTTTCTCTCGTGTTAAGTGCAAGGGCTGCATGGGCGAGCGAGACGATTGACCTTGTTATAATAGAAACCCTACCTGTCCCCATTGTTACCGAATCGCGTGTGGAATTCGAAAAAGAATTAGCGCGTATCATGCCAGACCATGAACTCAATATAACGATATACAACGCCGAAGGTTCAGAAATTCGAGCAAAAGCTATCCTAAAAGAACTGGCGGATAAGCCGGCACCTGATCTTATTGTTTCGGCAGCTACACTTGCTACTCGTGCGTTAAATGCGTCAGATGACTTTCTTGATGTGCCAAAACTATTCATGGTTGTTTCGGCGCCGGTGGAAGAGGGCATAGTGCCGGCGATTGGCGCAATCAGTAAGCGCAATATGACGGGTGAGTCCCACGTGCTAGATGCAAAAGTAAAGCTTGATATGTTGGAAGGTGTGCTAAAAGCATCTAAACCGGATACACCGCTGACTATCGGGTTAGTACATTCTACCTACCCATCTTCAAGTAATTTGGTTAATCAACTGCTTACGATAGACGGTCAATATAAAAACATTAACTTGGTGCCCATCAGTACCCCATATTTAGAGGGTGATGCAGGGCTTCTAGAAATGACGGATAGAATTACTGATATTTTACAGGAAAAAGCGATTGAGCTGGATGGTTACTGGCTTTCTTCAGGTCCACTGGCCGTAGCCTCCAATTTGGTGAAAAAAGTAAAAAAAGAAACCGGGTTACTCCCTTTGTTCGCAGAAAGTATTGCAGCGGTTAAAGAGGGTGCGCTAATTGGCGTGGTTTCAGAGCCAAGCAGCATAGGAAAGTCAGCGGCAAGAAAAGCGAAACTGATATTAGAAAAAAAATCGGCGATGGAGATTCCGGTGGTGAAAATGGACACCTACTCAGTAGCCGTAAATGTCTCTACGGCAATTCAGCTGCAATTGCCCATCCCCTCAAGCTATTTAAAGCTTTCCAAAGAACATGTGTATCAATAA
- a CDS encoding GGDEF domain-containing protein gives MQINRPSELKRLRIALIIGAVLIVVFMTADLMLLPSTMYELYIFDRLLLQLPIVFAVVVASYWRKFIQHRAYVFAGLLAALTYSNYWLIFVCWQEHSFIFPYEGTILYAFFCVFALGIPFKLAVSVNVINILGFLGLMWITPVYGDRVPISAAFVAGSLFICVYARYRLDRSVHLLKETNERLLKLSKFDPLSDLLSRRALREQSEKLVALSQRHKVSMAVMMLDLDDFKKYNDSFGHQQGDEAIKIQARIMKQVFKRETDILGRYGGEEFIVVLSDIEKSQATMQAKALLDKWKETAIEHAQGAKHPLMSCSIGVVFAESVTDVSIDWLIDEADKALYEAKANGKAQFVITQV, from the coding sequence GTGCAGATAAATAGACCAAGTGAGTTAAAGCGCCTGCGTATCGCGCTAATTATTGGTGCTGTGCTTATCGTTGTTTTCATGACAGCCGATCTCATGCTGCTGCCTAGTACTATGTACGAGCTGTACATATTCGACCGCTTATTACTTCAACTCCCTATTGTATTTGCGGTGGTGGTGGCCTCTTATTGGCGTAAGTTTATTCAGCACAGAGCATACGTATTTGCGGGCTTACTCGCGGCCCTCACCTATAGCAACTATTGGCTTATCTTTGTGTGCTGGCAAGAGCACAGCTTCATTTTCCCTTACGAGGGTACAATTTTATATGCCTTCTTCTGTGTTTTTGCCCTTGGCATTCCTTTCAAACTAGCAGTCTCGGTAAACGTAATTAACATTTTAGGTTTTTTGGGGTTAATGTGGATTACGCCTGTTTATGGTGATCGAGTGCCCATCTCTGCAGCCTTTGTTGCGGGCTCTTTGTTTATCTGCGTGTATGCCAGATATCGGTTAGACCGCAGTGTACACCTGCTTAAAGAGACGAACGAGAGACTGCTTAAACTGAGTAAGTTTGACCCACTTTCTGATTTATTGAGCCGCCGAGCGCTGCGCGAGCAAAGCGAAAAGCTTGTGGCACTCAGTCAACGTCACAAGGTGTCGATGGCGGTAATGATGCTCGATCTAGATGACTTTAAAAAGTACAACGACAGTTTTGGTCACCAGCAAGGTGATGAAGCCATAAAAATACAAGCGCGCATCATGAAACAGGTTTTCAAGCGCGAAACCGATATTTTAGGGCGCTACGGCGGTGAAGAGTTTATTGTGGTACTAAGCGATATAGAAAAATCACAAGCAACAATGCAAGCGAAAGCACTGTTAGATAAGTGGAAAGAAACGGCAATAGAACATGCGCAAGGCGCTAAGCACCCGCTAATGAGTTGCTCCATTGGGGTTGTATTCGCCGAATCGGTCACTGATGTTTCAATTGACTGGTTAATTGATGAGGCCGACAAAGCACTGTACGAGGCCAAAGCAAACGGCAAGGCCCAGTTCGTAATCACTCAAGTTTGA
- the narI gene encoding respiratory nitrate reductase subunit gamma, producing the protein MAFLDMFFFGIYPYIATGIFFLGSLLRYDREQYSWKTGSSQMLSSKNFRIANILFHVGIIAILLGHFAGLVLPWEIWHALGISLATKQVIAMGVGGFFGVLCFIGLTMLVKRRLFDPRIRANSSKMDTGILLLIYLQLIVGMFTIVISSGHMDGAVMYNLMSWSRYLLTFRPVEAVEFISTVHPVYKFHVTLGITLFVLFPFSRLVHIWSVPVQYVRRSYQVVRSRA; encoded by the coding sequence ATGGCGTTTTTAGATATGTTCTTTTTTGGCATCTATCCTTATATCGCAACCGGGATTTTCTTTCTCGGCAGTCTTCTGCGCTATGACCGAGAGCAATACAGTTGGAAAACGGGTTCAAGCCAGATGCTAAGCAGCAAAAACTTTCGGATAGCCAACATTTTGTTCCATGTCGGGATCATTGCGATCTTATTGGGGCATTTTGCCGGCCTTGTCTTGCCTTGGGAGATTTGGCACGCACTTGGAATTTCACTCGCAACTAAGCAAGTGATCGCCATGGGCGTTGGTGGCTTCTTTGGTGTCTTATGCTTCATTGGTTTAACCATGTTGGTAAAACGCCGACTGTTTGACCCCAGGATCCGCGCCAACAGCAGCAAGATGGACACCGGCATTTTATTGCTTATCTATCTTCAGTTAATCGTGGGTATGTTTACCATTGTGATCTCTTCAGGTCATATGGATGGTGCTGTGATGTATAACCTGATGAGCTGGTCTCGGTACTTACTGACATTCAGACCTGTTGAAGCAGTAGAGTTTATTTCAACCGTTCATCCGGTTTACAAGTTCCACGTTACTTTGGGTATTACGTTGTTCGTACTATTCCCATTTAGCAGGTTGGTGCATATCTGGAGCGTTCCTGTGCAGTATGTTCGCAGAAGCTATCAGGTTGTTCGTTCAAGAGCATAA
- a CDS encoding OmpP1/FadL family transporter yields the protein MKQQFSLRSSVCLTLATLASSSALAAGFQVNEHSANGLGRAMAGQAAKPENASILATNPAAIGVFKEAEFSASVSFIDPNVDINGAVTYNLGDTPVGGAAAQEDDIADTAFVPGFFYVSPINDEVSAGVGVFTTYGLRSDYSDDFGALHFADTAEVKTVTLNPAVSYKVNKQLMIGFGLNITYAEAEIGSGVSNTLAGTVAGLAPTAEALGITLPTLTTGNSLFSMEGDDWGYGWNAGIFWQPTEMTNIALSHRAETKLELDGAVSSETPVFPINLNQPGSLDLNLAAITELAVDQKIDDQWSVQASVTFTDWSTFEKLEANLEDGVDFLIKEENFDDSWRASIGVTYILNDEITLRAGYAYDDGVVSVENRSLSIPDTDRHWVSGGMTYTVSEDTSVDLAYVFIDGREADINKDRTIIRDVLPETDFTTNFTGTQSATAHILSVQLNTRF from the coding sequence ATGAAGCAACAGTTTTCTTTACGTTCCTCAGTTTGCTTAACGCTTGCTACTTTAGCCTCTTCTTCTGCGCTGGCAGCTGGTTTCCAAGTTAATGAACACAGTGCAAATGGCCTTGGCCGCGCAATGGCGGGTCAAGCAGCTAAACCAGAGAACGCCTCTATCTTAGCAACTAACCCAGCAGCAATTGGTGTATTTAAAGAAGCTGAGTTCAGTGCATCAGTAAGCTTTATCGACCCTAATGTAGACATCAATGGTGCGGTTACTTACAACCTTGGCGACACTCCAGTTGGTGGCGCCGCCGCGCAAGAAGACGATATTGCCGATACAGCCTTTGTACCTGGTTTCTTCTATGTGTCACCTATTAACGATGAAGTTTCTGCTGGTGTTGGTGTATTCACTACATACGGCCTTCGTTCAGACTATTCAGACGACTTTGGTGCACTTCACTTTGCGGATACTGCTGAGGTTAAAACCGTTACGTTAAACCCGGCTGTTTCTTACAAAGTAAACAAACAGCTCATGATTGGTTTTGGCTTGAACATCACTTATGCAGAAGCTGAGATTGGCTCTGGTGTATCAAACACGCTAGCAGGTACTGTGGCAGGCCTTGCGCCAACGGCTGAAGCTCTAGGTATCACCTTACCTACCCTTACTACTGGAAACTCGTTGTTTAGCATGGAAGGCGACGACTGGGGTTATGGTTGGAACGCGGGTATTTTCTGGCAGCCAACTGAAATGACAAATATCGCGCTTTCACACCGTGCAGAAACCAAACTGGAACTAGACGGTGCGGTTTCATCTGAAACGCCGGTATTCCCAATAAATCTAAATCAGCCTGGTAGCCTTGATTTAAATCTTGCTGCTATTACAGAACTTGCTGTTGATCAAAAGATTGATGACCAGTGGTCTGTTCAAGCAAGTGTTACTTTCACCGACTGGAGCACTTTCGAAAAGCTAGAAGCTAACCTTGAAGATGGTGTAGACTTCCTTATTAAAGAGGAAAACTTCGATGATTCTTGGCGCGCGTCTATTGGTGTAACTTACATCTTAAATGATGAAATTACCTTGCGTGCGGGCTATGCTTATGACGACGGTGTGGTATCGGTTGAGAACCGCTCACTTAGTATCCCTGATACTGACCGTCACTGGGTTTCTGGCGGTATGACTTATACCGTAAGCGAAGATACGTCAGTTGACCTTGCGTATGTATTTATTGATGGCCGCGAAGCAGATATTAATAAAGACAGAACCATCATTCGCGATGTACTGCCTGAAACTGACTTTACTACCAACTTTACCGGTACTCAGTCAGCTACAGCGCACATTCTAAGTGTTCAGCTTAATACGCGCTTCTAA